In Spirosoma agri, one DNA window encodes the following:
- a CDS encoding xanthine dehydrogenase family protein molybdopterin-binding subunit, with the protein MSETGKPISRIDGHLKVTGKATYSAEFNQPNMAYAFPVRATIAKGRITALDDAALKKEPGVISVVSYKNAVKLKPLDMPAQAEAGAAFLGENLPPLQDNQVHYPGQFIAVVVAQSYEQARAAAYKLKVRYAVEKAATDLKTELPNSKKPTKFMGEEAQVNGGKAATPLATSAHRVDHTYSTPVEHHHPMEPHATVAVWEGRDKLTLYDATQGVGLTGAIAAYFLGLQPENVRVIAPFVGGGFGSKGLWLHALLVAMAAKAAGRPVKLALTRQMMQTNVGHRAATIQRVSLGADTAGTLKAIRHHTDTYNNLTEFFEPSGKQSLVLYKAPVREVTYNVAKLNRGTPTFMRAPGETPGTFALESAMDEMAYQLKMDPVAFRIANHTTQDPMNGHDFSSEFLVDCYRIGAEKFGWSARSMEPRQKRSGNYLVGYGMATATYPGGRSAASVKVSMTAKGDVTVMTASIDIGTGTYTVLAQTAADALGVPVNRIQVKIGDSSLPAAPLAGGSQTTASIHPAAMEACVLLRKELAALAIADSSSKLHGHKPDEIGYADGKLVLIGDERKTDSYADIMSRAKRTEVEACATTLPVSGAGLTVPSALCTPQQIPAEQNSDSKHYAFHSFGAQFAEVWVDEDLGTIRVKRFTSVQDVGRIMNEKTARSQIIGGVIFGIGAALMEATEYDKRWGSPVVRTLADYHVPVNLDVPPIDVHFIGKADPHISPIGARGIGEIGITGVAAAIANAVFNATGKRLRDLPLTPDKLV; encoded by the coding sequence ATGAGTGAAACCGGCAAACCAATCAGTCGCATCGATGGCCACCTGAAGGTGACGGGCAAGGCAACGTATTCTGCGGAATTCAACCAGCCAAATATGGCCTATGCGTTTCCCGTACGGGCCACGATTGCTAAAGGACGGATTACCGCTTTAGATGACGCGGCCCTAAAGAAAGAACCTGGCGTGATCAGCGTGGTCAGCTATAAAAATGCCGTAAAGCTAAAACCGCTCGATATGCCCGCGCAAGCGGAGGCCGGTGCCGCGTTCCTGGGGGAGAACCTACCGCCCTTGCAGGATAACCAGGTGCATTACCCCGGACAGTTTATCGCCGTGGTGGTGGCCCAGAGTTACGAACAGGCCCGCGCGGCTGCTTATAAACTCAAGGTGCGTTATGCCGTGGAGAAAGCGGCAACTGATTTGAAGACGGAGCTGCCCAACAGTAAGAAACCAACGAAGTTCATGGGAGAGGAAGCCCAGGTGAATGGGGGTAAGGCAGCGACCCCGCTTGCTACGTCGGCCCACCGCGTGGATCATACCTATTCGACCCCGGTCGAGCACCATCATCCGATGGAGCCACACGCAACCGTGGCCGTTTGGGAAGGAAGGGACAAGCTAACTTTATACGATGCTACCCAGGGCGTGGGCCTCACCGGCGCCATCGCGGCTTATTTTCTGGGTCTACAGCCGGAGAATGTCCGCGTGATCGCTCCTTTTGTGGGTGGCGGCTTTGGCAGCAAAGGACTCTGGCTTCATGCCCTTCTGGTCGCGATGGCCGCTAAGGCCGCGGGTCGCCCGGTCAAACTGGCCCTTACCCGCCAGATGATGCAGACCAACGTCGGACATCGGGCCGCCACGATCCAGCGCGTGTCCCTGGGTGCGGATACGGCCGGGACGTTGAAGGCGATTCGGCATCATACCGATACCTACAATAACCTGACCGAGTTCTTCGAACCGAGTGGCAAGCAGTCACTGGTCCTGTACAAAGCGCCGGTGCGCGAAGTTACCTATAACGTAGCCAAACTGAACCGGGGCACACCAACCTTCATGCGCGCGCCCGGCGAGACGCCAGGCACTTTTGCCCTGGAGTCCGCGATGGATGAGATGGCCTATCAACTCAAGATGGACCCAGTGGCGTTTCGAATCGCCAACCATACTACTCAGGACCCGATGAATGGGCATGACTTTTCCAGCGAGTTCCTGGTTGACTGTTACCGGATTGGTGCCGAGAAATTTGGCTGGTCGGCCCGCAGTATGGAACCCAGACAGAAGCGAAGTGGCAACTACCTGGTAGGTTACGGCATGGCGACCGCTACGTATCCCGGTGGCCGAAGTGCGGCTTCGGTCAAGGTATCCATGACCGCGAAAGGTGATGTCACGGTGATGACGGCCTCGATCGACATTGGGACCGGAACCTATACCGTCCTGGCGCAGACAGCGGCTGATGCGCTGGGCGTACCAGTAAACCGGATTCAGGTAAAGATCGGTGATTCCAGTTTGCCGGCGGCACCGCTGGCTGGTGGTTCTCAAACGACAGCCAGCATTCATCCGGCTGCGATGGAAGCCTGCGTTTTGTTGAGAAAAGAGCTCGCAGCGCTGGCGATCGCCGACTCCTCGTCTAAACTCCATGGCCATAAACCGGACGAGATCGGTTACGCCGATGGTAAACTCGTTCTCATTGGCGACGAGCGGAAGACGGATTCCTATGCCGACATCATGAGCCGTGCCAAGCGGACTGAAGTGGAAGCCTGTGCGACCACCCTGCCGGTTTCCGGTGCGGGTCTTACCGTTCCCAGTGCCTTGTGTACACCCCAGCAGATTCCAGCCGAACAGAACAGTGATAGTAAACACTATGCGTTTCATTCGTTTGGTGCCCAGTTTGCCGAGGTGTGGGTGGATGAGGATTTGGGAACCATCCGGGTGAAACGGTTCACCAGCGTCCAGGACGTGGGTCGTATCATGAATGAAAAAACGGCCCGTTCTCAAATCATTGGTGGGGTCATTTTTGGCATTGGTGCCGCCTTGATGGAAGCCACGGAGTACGATAAACGCTGGGGCAGCCCGGTCGTGCGAACCCTGGCCGATTATCACGTGCCTGTCAACCTGGATGTGCCGCCCATCGATGTCCATTTTATTGGGAAAGCCGATCCTCATATTTCACCCATTGGGGCCCGGGGTATTGGGGAGATTGGTATCACCGGTGTGGCAGCCGCTATTGCCAACGCCGTGTTCAACGCAACGGGCAAACGACTACGGGATCTTCCTTTGACACCCGATAAATTGGTATGA
- a CDS encoding helix-turn-helix domain-containing protein, which produces MSYSTPIIPVYTEEESFSNQKFEDFQINSYQDTQPEHLQRIEPHAHTYFEIIWVLEGRGIHTIDFENYSFCGPCLFLLSPRNIHTIRKDCPTKGGILKFASSFFTNADGQEMALLINHVFDDTDVLPVLPLQEGSNELIDEAFTDLLKAYHNEGPFNKAILSAYLKILLYKIYTLKKQLVPSATFSNADLERFRSFQLLVEEGFIRHHSVAHYADMLHLSTKSLANLTLKFTRKPPQQLIQERLVLQAKRYLYHSGLSVKEIAVRLGFADQAYFNRFFKRNTSLAPNQFRQRQRTE; this is translated from the coding sequence ATGAGTTATTCCACACCGATTATACCGGTTTATACGGAAGAGGAAAGTTTTTCTAATCAAAAATTTGAGGATTTTCAGATCAACTCCTATCAGGATACTCAACCGGAACACCTCCAGCGCATCGAACCGCATGCGCACACGTACTTCGAAATTATCTGGGTGCTGGAAGGTCGGGGAATTCATACCATTGACTTTGAGAACTACTCGTTTTGTGGCCCCTGCCTGTTTCTGCTTAGCCCCAGAAACATCCATACAATCCGGAAAGATTGTCCCACTAAAGGGGGGATATTAAAATTCGCTTCTTCTTTTTTTACCAATGCGGATGGCCAGGAGATGGCCCTACTCATCAACCATGTTTTTGACGATACCGATGTCCTACCCGTTTTACCCCTTCAAGAGGGCAGTAACGAGCTGATTGACGAAGCCTTCACGGATCTACTTAAGGCGTATCACAACGAAGGACCTTTTAACAAAGCGATTCTATCGGCTTATTTGAAAATCCTGCTGTACAAAATCTATACACTCAAAAAGCAGCTTGTCCCGTCCGCAACGTTTTCCAACGCCGACCTGGAACGATTTCGAAGCTTTCAGCTACTGGTCGAAGAGGGGTTTATCCGTCATCATTCGGTCGCTCATTACGCCGATATGCTGCATCTGTCTACCAAATCCTTAGCGAACCTGACCCTGAAGTTCACCCGTAAACCTCCCCAGCAACTGATTCAGGAGCGATTAGTACTGCAAGCGAAACGCTACCTCTACCATAGCGGCTTATCGGTTAAGGAAATTGCCGTTCGCCTGGGCTTTGCGGATCAAGCTTACTTCAATCGCTTCTTTAAACGCAACACCAGCCTTGCCCCAAACCAGTTTCGCCAGCGTCAACGAACGGAGTGA
- a CDS encoding class I SAM-dependent methyltransferase translates to MDKSNGYEDFAASFISTRQQAIGASSVRRWAKTLSPKATVLDLGCGTGIPVSKILMDEGMLVYGIDASPTLVQTFHHNFPNTPVTCEAVEDSLFFARQFDAIIAWGLLFLLPMDAQILVLRKAADALSTGGKLLFTAPSQAATWRDMMTSRTSTSLGTQAYKDLLAVWGLRLLEEFDDEGENHYYHAVKI, encoded by the coding sequence ATGGACAAATCAAACGGGTACGAAGACTTCGCAGCCAGTTTTATCAGTACTCGCCAACAAGCCATTGGCGCATCTTCTGTTCGTCGCTGGGCCAAAACTCTATCCCCAAAGGCTACCGTGCTCGACTTGGGCTGCGGAACGGGTATACCTGTTTCTAAAATATTGATGGATGAAGGGATGCTCGTTTATGGGATTGATGCATCGCCAACGCTGGTGCAAACCTTCCACCATAATTTCCCCAACACGCCAGTTACCTGTGAAGCTGTCGAAGATTCTTTATTTTTTGCGCGGCAATTTGATGCTATTATCGCCTGGGGCCTGCTGTTTCTTCTACCAATGGATGCACAGATACTAGTGTTACGAAAAGCAGCGGATGCCTTGTCGACCGGCGGCAAGCTATTGTTTACGGCCCCGTCTCAAGCCGCTACTTGGCGGGATATGATGACTAGCCGAACGTCTACCTCTCTGGGAACTCAGGCGTACAAAGACTTACTAGCTGTTTGGGGACTGAGACTGCTAGAGGAATTCGACGATGAGGGCGAAAACCATTATTACCATGCCGTCAAAATCTAA
- a CDS encoding site-specific integrase has product MRASFVTIAKANEADDLEVMNQTKHRTTTMIQRYDRRRNIRKHNASGKLGLLPGTKPVNSAHKWPPLSSHTVLSGTAYRCVQAPSEAAFGEAGMRPNPIVN; this is encoded by the coding sequence TTGCGGGCTAGTTTTGTCACCATTGCGAAAGCGAACGAAGCGGATGATCTGGAAGTGATGAATCAGACCAAACACCGTACTACGACCATGATCCAACGCTATGACCGTCGTCGTAATATCCGCAAACACAATGCGTCAGGCAAACTGGGGCTTTTGCCAGGTACTAAACCAGTAAACTCAGCCCACAAATGGCCTCCTTTATCCAGCCATACAGTGTTGTCCGGTACAGCCTACCGTTGCGTACAGGCACCCAGCGAAGCCGCTTTTGGCGAAGCAGGCATGCGTCCAAATCCTATCGTCAACTAA
- a CDS encoding MBL fold metallo-hydrolase: MQRKTFLKQTASLSALSLVQGTVPTRLDRQQADRTKEAKVCTTCGTHYPTGKVVELCPICLDDRQYIPDTGQGWTTSQKMEISHSIKIVKLQEHLYELVINPKFAIGQRALLVLSPGGNILWDCIPLLDEPTMAFIQGKGGLKAIAISHPHYYSNMCDWAEQFNCPVYIHQSDEVFIHDRGEYVQLWTGQQQPLWDGTRLINIGGHFPGSSLLHVPALSPEGTLLVGDTLYLSPSMAHFALMYSYPNRIPLPLHEIVRIRNRFAQLSFDTVYGFYSYQNLTVDVKKILNESFQRYYE; this comes from the coding sequence ATGCAACGAAAAACATTCCTTAAACAGACCGCTTCCCTAAGTGCCTTATCACTGGTTCAGGGTACGGTCCCTACCCGTCTCGACCGACAACAAGCCGACAGGACTAAAGAAGCAAAAGTCTGCACGACCTGCGGTACGCACTACCCGACGGGTAAGGTGGTCGAACTTTGCCCGATTTGCCTGGATGACCGGCAGTATATTCCCGACACGGGTCAAGGCTGGACGACTTCCCAGAAAATGGAAATAAGCCATAGTATCAAGATTGTTAAGCTTCAGGAGCATCTCTATGAATTGGTTATCAACCCAAAGTTTGCCATTGGTCAACGGGCCTTACTGGTTTTGTCGCCGGGCGGCAATATTCTCTGGGATTGCATACCCCTTCTGGATGAACCGACGATGGCGTTTATCCAGGGCAAAGGCGGTTTGAAAGCGATTGCTATCTCCCACCCGCATTATTACAGCAATATGTGCGACTGGGCCGAGCAGTTCAATTGCCCAGTATACATTCATCAGAGCGACGAAGTCTTTATTCATGACCGGGGTGAGTATGTCCAGTTGTGGACAGGCCAGCAGCAGCCTTTATGGGACGGCACTCGGCTGATCAATATAGGCGGCCATTTTCCAGGCAGCAGCCTGCTACACGTGCCCGCTTTATCCCCTGAGGGAACCCTGTTGGTGGGTGATACTCTGTATCTGTCGCCCAGCATGGCCCATTTTGCCCTGATGTACAGCTATCCAAACCGAATTCCGCTCCCTCTGCACGAAATCGTACGGATAAGAAACCGTTTTGCCCAGCTTTCCTTTGATACAGTCTATGGATTTTACTCCTATCAGAACCTAACGGTGGACGTAAAAAAGATTCTCAACGAGTCCTTCCAACGGTATTACGAATAA
- a CDS encoding CPBP family glutamic-type intramembrane protease: MCRGLLLACCVKYWNRLSAVVWMSVVFGLAHGLTEKSIALALGAGLMAWVVLKAKSLWAG; the protein is encoded by the coding sequence ATTTGTCGAGGGCTGCTCTTGGCTTGTTGCGTTAAATACTGGAATAGACTATCGGCAGTCGTCTGGATGTCAGTGGTGTTCGGCTTAGCCCACGGATTAACTGAGAAAAGTATTGCCCTTGCCTTGGGAGCTGGTCTGATGGCTTGGGTCGTGCTAAAGGCCAAAAGTTTGTGGGCGGGTTAG
- a CDS encoding TlpA family protein disulfide reductase, whose translation MRLILFLIALIGLRDTHAQVMISGQILPAKPGRSLVLNVPFDCWLYEPNSQEIVSDSQGRFFVQLAVRQPQIIFLTYAGKRLYLYVEPGKKLSIQSDDSLKTIRFGGSLGKQNQFRQQLGLTFAALGKPTWNDSLSKPDQILADLQKAQQSARLKLKRTPFKPSPAFLRMIQADVNYFAASTLWDLIWRNGVWTQANKSRYGRDEWRQALKQAHQAITLSNAEALTSYHYQIVIAYYPRYLQHLAATKDEFGLIAEAIFKKPFAQINQEVRQKGERYWTYSALNYGLTGHSLERAIASFLTNGIYQGDLAYQQEAYQDFMNRFPDSPYRPYVQEVMKPYLISLAKTKTDLVDVHFVPNSQQILTVDSLVAAHRGRVIYVDMWGTWCGPCRQEFSFNQALKDRFKGKPVDFVYIAVEHSPNPEKHWQKTVAFYGLTGYHILAGKELEQNLRKLYAQNDTLQFPSYILVDKSGKIVTLHGKRPSDKAALYEQIEQLL comes from the coding sequence ATGCGACTGATTCTTTTTCTGATAGCCCTGATTGGGCTTAGGGATACCCATGCTCAGGTAATGATTTCCGGACAGATCCTACCAGCTAAACCGGGAAGATCGCTCGTTTTGAACGTGCCCTTCGATTGTTGGCTATATGAACCGAACTCCCAGGAGATAGTTTCTGATAGCCAGGGCCGCTTTTTCGTTCAACTAGCTGTTCGACAACCTCAAATCATCTTTTTAACCTACGCGGGCAAACGCTTGTATCTGTACGTCGAACCGGGAAAGAAGCTGTCGATCCAGTCCGATGACTCCTTAAAAACGATTCGATTTGGGGGAAGCCTGGGAAAGCAAAATCAATTTCGTCAGCAGCTGGGCCTGACTTTTGCCGCCCTGGGTAAGCCCACCTGGAATGACTCCCTCTCCAAGCCTGACCAGATCCTGGCAGACCTGCAAAAGGCCCAACAGTCTGCCCGGCTAAAGCTGAAGAGAACTCCGTTCAAACCCTCTCCGGCTTTTTTACGTATGATCCAGGCCGATGTTAACTACTTTGCCGCCAGTACGCTTTGGGATTTGATCTGGCGCAATGGAGTGTGGACCCAAGCCAACAAATCCCGCTACGGCAGGGACGAATGGCGGCAGGCGTTGAAACAAGCACACCAGGCGATTACCTTATCGAATGCAGAGGCCTTAACCAGTTATCACTACCAAATTGTGATTGCCTATTACCCCCGCTACCTTCAGCATCTTGCCGCTACAAAAGACGAATTTGGTCTCATTGCCGAAGCCATCTTTAAAAAACCGTTTGCCCAAATTAATCAGGAGGTTCGCCAGAAAGGGGAACGCTATTGGACGTATTCCGCCTTAAACTACGGACTGACAGGGCATTCGCTGGAGCGAGCCATTGCTTCTTTCCTGACCAATGGCATTTATCAGGGAGATCTGGCCTATCAGCAGGAAGCGTATCAGGATTTCATGAACCGTTTTCCGGATAGTCCCTACCGACCTTACGTACAGGAGGTAATGAAACCGTATTTGATCAGCCTGGCTAAGACGAAAACCGATCTGGTCGATGTTCACTTTGTCCCAAATTCTCAACAGATACTTACCGTTGATTCGCTGGTTGCCGCCCACCGGGGACGAGTGATTTATGTGGATATGTGGGGCACCTGGTGTGGTCCCTGTCGTCAGGAATTTAGCTTCAATCAGGCCTTGAAAGATCGCTTCAAAGGAAAACCAGTTGATTTTGTTTACATAGCTGTCGAACACAGTCCCAATCCGGAAAAACACTGGCAGAAAACCGTCGCTTTTTATGGGTTAACGGGTTACCATATCTTGGCCGGAAAAGAATTGGAACAGAATTTACGGAAACTATATGCCCAGAATGATACGCTTCAATTTCCATCGTATATCTTAGTTGATAAGTCGGGTAAGATTGTCACCCTGCATGGAAAACGTCCCTCCGATAAAGCCGCCCTGTATGAGCAAATCGAGCAGTTATTGTAA
- a CDS encoding site-specific integrase: MAYATEPEYCPLTALQAWLSVIGRAEGPLFVRIRKGERVTSDRLSDEWVNLLVQQQLG; the protein is encoded by the coding sequence GTGGCCTATGCCACCGAGCCTGAATATTGCCCCCTCACAGCTCTGCAAGCTTGGCTGTCGGTCATTGGCCGGGCGGAAGGGCCTTTGTTTGTCCGGATTCGGAAAGGAGAACGAGTGACCAGTGATCGGCTGTCGGACGAGTGGGTCAATCTATTAGTCCAGCAACAATTGGGCTAA
- a CDS encoding sensor histidine kinase: MNVPRLTIWQQWLLHALLLWTVSELNDALTYWYEVHSNGVYLINPDGSSVTQWQRFLNHNYYQAVWAVILAGTLPIEINYQLLFKKRPFVYFLFSISLCSIGFVALLTVYNRWKFGGQVSTLWAPAIIITGYSFAYALLRDFIQQRTTRAQQQIQHTQAELTALKAQINPHFFFNTLNTLYGTALLEKAQQTAQSIEQLASIMRYTITEAQQDFTPVAHEFTFITDYLQLQQLRLPQRDTIQIKTTLQYDDLPALIAPLLLIPFVENAFKYGIRMDHPCFITLQLVVQQQQLDLVIENSAFPLREDQAGLGTGIQNTRKRLDLLYPGNYQLTIQPNVDRYLVHLHLQLH, from the coding sequence ATGAACGTACCCCGGCTAACTATCTGGCAACAATGGCTGCTGCATGCCCTGCTCCTATGGACGGTTAGTGAACTCAACGATGCCCTAACCTATTGGTACGAAGTCCACTCCAATGGCGTGTACCTGATTAACCCGGATGGCTCTTCGGTCACCCAGTGGCAGCGATTTCTTAATCATAACTACTATCAGGCAGTTTGGGCCGTTATTTTAGCGGGAACTCTACCCATCGAAATCAACTACCAGCTTCTCTTTAAAAAAAGGCCTTTCGTCTATTTTCTTTTTAGCATCAGTTTGTGTTCCATCGGTTTTGTCGCCCTACTCACGGTGTATAATCGATGGAAATTCGGAGGGCAGGTAAGTACCCTATGGGCGCCTGCTATCATTATTACGGGCTATAGTTTTGCCTACGCCCTGCTGCGAGACTTTATCCAGCAGCGTACCACCCGGGCTCAACAGCAGATTCAGCATACTCAGGCCGAACTCACGGCACTGAAAGCTCAGATTAACCCCCACTTTTTCTTTAATACGCTCAATACACTCTACGGAACGGCTTTACTAGAAAAGGCGCAACAAACGGCCCAAAGTATTGAACAGTTAGCCAGTATCATGCGCTACACGATCACGGAGGCCCAGCAAGACTTTACTCCTGTCGCTCATGAATTCACCTTTATTACCGATTATTTACAGCTGCAACAGCTTCGGCTGCCTCAGCGCGATACGATTCAGATTAAAACGACTCTTCAGTACGATGATCTGCCCGCTCTAATCGCTCCCTTACTGCTCATTCCTTTTGTCGAAAATGCCTTTAAATACGGCATCCGAATGGATCACCCCTGTTTTATTACGCTCCAATTGGTCGTTCAGCAGCAACAGCTGGATTTGGTCATCGAAAATAGTGCCTTTCCGCTTCGAGAAGACCAGGCTGGGTTAGGAACGGGGATTCAAAATACCCGAAAACGCCTTGACCTGCTTTATCCTGGAAATTATCAATTGACTATTCAGCCGAATGTGGACCGATACCTTGTCCACTTGCACCTACAGCTTCACTAA